Genomic segment of Arachis hypogaea cultivar Tifrunner chromosome 11, arahy.Tifrunner.gnm2.J5K5, whole genome shotgun sequence:
TATGGTAATCCTTTATTATCAACCACTTTATAGAGAACGACTCTTTTTTTAGGCTAAGAGGTTGATAGTGAAATATTGAATCAACTTGTTGGCCTTATAATATATCTTAGTATGAAGGACGAGAAAGATTTGTACCTGTTTATAAATTTTCCAAGCGATGAATAATACTCGGAATAGCAATTTATGATACTATGCAATTTGTACGACTCGCTATACAAACGGTATACATGAGATTAGCTACTTCAATAAAATGGGATCTTTTCTTTTGGAAGGTGGAGAAATTACCAAACATGTAGCATTCTCTCACGCTTAGCGCCAACAAGTCCTTAAAAAAAAGACTATGTCTTCGCCAAATAAATATTAAGTAATAATAGCATGGCACTTCGAGTTCGACATTAATTTTTTCTCAAAAACCATTTAATTTTGTATCGAAAGAGTAGTATGAAAAAAACCAGTAGTTACCATTTTATATGATTTATCGAAAGCCTATTTCAGTATCACAAACTATTAAATATTTGGTTTAAATAAGTTCTTGgtcttataaaatatttattttttcctaTATTCTTTATAAATTTGTTTATTTGGTGTTTTTTTACAGTAGCGTATTAAATTTGGCTTTTGAAAGATGATTTTCTAAAAGCTATTGTATTTATGTTtaatacattaaattaaaaataacttttaataagtctaaaataattataaattaaaaaaataatttttaaaatttaaaaggtaTACCACTCTTATAAACATAAGAGTAAGTttggatatttattaatatataagaatgtattagattttttaattttgataaacatTAGTTgtttctaactaaaagtctacaCCAATACACCTTATTGACTTGTATTGTAAAGCTTTAAAAGTTTATTAGGTAAAGTATTGTTTTAATTCCCAATATTTAGAGTGAATCCTATTTTGGATCCTAATTTTTTAATTGTCTTTATTTCTATCACAAAATGTTTAATGACATCAATGTTATCCTACCATCAAATCCTTCACTAACACTTAGCGAAATTGATGTACTATTAATAATGTTTTTATTAAAGCTACGTTTACCCAACCCCTTTTTCACCTTCACCCTATCAACAAGTACAAACTCCATTCTCCTACtccctttttcttcctcttcataCCCCTCTTGAAGAATTAATAGTGTAAAAGGGAGAGGAAGAAAAGGAATAGAAAAATGGGATTTGAGCTTTTTTAGAGGGTGAAGGTAGTAGAAGAAGAGGGTTGAGCAAACATAACTTTAACAAAAACATTATTAGtagtatattaattttgttagttGTCAGTGAGGGATTTGACGGTGGGATAACATTAATGTCATTTTAAACATTTTGGGATAAAAGAGGACGATTAAAACGTTAGAAACCAAAATAGAATTCACTctaaacgttagggaccaaaacagtaTTTTACCCAAGTTTATTTTACAATAATGGTAGGGAGATAAAAAAAAAGTcagaaattatcttatttaatttagcaTACATTAATtgttaacaattaataaatactaaacaaGACAAATTTtagctattttttattaatatttttttattaccaaatatttccgtttattttatttgttacaaaacattaaaagatttagATTTCTCTTATCGTCCACATATGGCAATGCATttaataaaaatctattttaaattccCTCTAATTAAATCAGGAATTTTTGTACAATGGTGATAATGCACATACATCCTACCTAAGATATTCAACTTGTATGCATATCTAAAATTTATCCTATATAAACAACATAAATAGAGCAATAGTAGAAATTGAGTCAATAAAATCAATAACTTTTCATTCTTGATTTTCTATCTTTCTGATTACCATATCATCTATATGGCTAGAAAGAAAGTGGAGCTCAAATACATAACAAATGACTCAAAGAGGAAGGCAACactaaggaaaagaaaaagtggTCTAACAAAAAAGGTTGATGAAATTAGCACTCTTTGCGGGGTTGATGCTTGTGCTATAATCTATACCCCTGATGAGCCACGGCCAGAGGTATGGCCGTCGCCATCAGAGGTGAATCGAGTGGTCTCTAGATTTAAGGAGATGCCTGAATTAGAACAAAGTAAGAAAATGATGTCTCAAGAGAGTTTCTTGAGACAAAGGATCCAAAAAGGCCAAGATCAACTAAAGAAACTAAAAAATGAgaacagaaagaaagaaatgaacaATCTCATGTTTCAATCCTTAGCTGGCTGCCAATCCCTTGACAATGCCACCATGATTGATCTCAATGATCTTGCATGGATCATTGATCAAAATATCAAGGAGGTTGACAAGCAAATTAGCAAGCTTCAAGGGCAAGAAGGGACTAGTAGCAATAATAATGGAGTAGCAACCATCAACGGAGAGCAAGCTCAAGTGGACAATATCATCAATGGTGGTGTGTTTCCATTTGTGGATGGTGCTAATAATTTCCAAAATGATCCATTTGTGGATGGTGCTAACATTTTCCAAAATGATTATCGCCCAGCCCCATTCGATCCTTGAAAAACAAACAAACCAACCAACCATGCTTATTGGGTGTGCAATGTTGAGTTTGTCCCATGTTGGTTGATTTTAATGTTATgtttgtcattattattattattattattattattattattattagatgtcCCTTTCTTAccccatcatagtataatagttTTGAATttatgcatgtttttttttttcttttgcacaaCCCAAatgtacttttttttcttatgaaatGTATTGGTGGTAAGAAGAATTATCATTTGTGAGGTATTTGATGAAGTTTTATTAGTGTTCTTGGATCTTTTTATTTGTACATGAGTGCTTAAGTATATAAAAAAGTATTCTAATCAAGTTGGATTGGTCTAATGGTTAACTCATTAGTCCGCTTAAACAAGTATCGGATCGGAGATTCAAATCTCATGTTGTATATACAACAATCTATTAGTCAGcgacaaacttttaaataaaactcCGATCTGCAACGGATTAATTTTTTGCCTACCGGATTAAAGAAATACCGTAGGaaaccgaaaaaaaaatgttatttcttTACATGCCTACTTAGgtagtcaatatttttttttacatttaatttaaactaatattAACCATTTTTTTCTCCTAAAAGTGCTGATCTCCtagtatttttttatcaaaaatgttatttgtacatcaaaatcagtcattaaaattagccaccaatgtatttatgtataaatatatatgtggtttaatttattttcaatatgtattttgtatttcaacatgtattttatactggtggctgattttgatgtgcacgtagcataactcatttttcatatatatatttggtatttataaaaaaaaagttaattatattttcataaaatgtttgattattatattatgttaagtttaattattctgataattaattaattttgttaaactaaagtagaaaaataataaatatatacatgATAGTTGGATTGGTGATCGATTTTTTATATTTAcggattatttttattctaatatatACCCGTttgtaataaataattaataataaatagaattttttaacaaataaaaactTGTTCTCATATCATATAGAGAAATATTAggtataatatttttgtattaatgtTAGCCAATACTTTGAATCTAAACCTTATTTTTATACACATGAtctagggtttagagtttagagttTAAGGTTTAGCTAATAccatattttttggatattacgtataaaaataatatttttggttaaACGTCGAACCGAAAATGATAAATTATATTGATCATGTTACATTACTTTATCATTTATTTCTTAGCTTGATCAATAATTGTATGCATAGATTTGTGTAAAGTATAACTTATAAAATGAATAATTACGGCTCTTAAAAGGATAAAATTTTATCCTAATCAACCGACTTTATAATATATCTTAGTAGAAAAGACGAGAACAAagatttattagtttttttagatAGTTTGTTATAATTCGAGCAAGAAATGAGAGTACAAAATGTAATGTAGCacttatatatgttttaaatgttttaaattcaaaCATTATAAACCTACAAGAAATAACAAAATTATTGACATTATAAAATTCATTTCTAACTATGTCTGCATATATTTCTGATGATTATTAGGTTGCTCTCACTTATTGTTATATATGTTCTCATAGGCTACAAGGGTGAAGGGTTGTTTTTGTTGGCATAATAAATTTGTTTTACACGCTTTTAGTACATTTTTGCTTTATTTGgagaaaatgagaaaataaaaaaaataaaaaggtatgtttttctttctttatttggttgtggagaaaataagaaaaaaaataaaaaaaatgaaaataaaacatatatagcAAAGTGGTTTACTTAAAAAGTAGCATTGTCTTTAATGCTAGCAAAGTGGTTTTTTT
This window contains:
- the LOC112723991 gene encoding agamous-like MADS-box protein AGL80; amino-acid sequence: MARKKVELKYITNDSKRKATLRKRKSGLTKKVDEISTLCGVDACAIIYTPDEPRPEVWPSPSEVNRVVSRFKEMPELEQSKKMMSQESFLRQRIQKGQDQLKKLKNENRKKEMNNLMFQSLAGCQSLDNATMIDLNDLAWIIDQNIKEVDKQISKLQGQEGTSSNNNGVATINGEQAQVDNIINGGVFPFVDGANNFQNDPFVDGANIFQNDYRPAPFDP